A DNA window from Phaeodactylum tricornutum CCAP 1055/1 chromosome 31, whole genome shotgun sequence contains the following coding sequences:
- a CDS encoding predicted protein: protein VNDPILTPTQSPTEVPTLTPTQSPTEVPTLTPTQSPTEVPTLVPSSMPTSIPSAVPSLSSMPTSIPSAVP, encoded by the coding sequence GTCAATGACCCCATTTTGACCCCTACTCAGTCTCCAACTGAAGTTCCAACTTTGACGCCTACTCAGTCTCCAACTGAAGTTCCAACTTTGACGCCTACTCAGTCTCCAACTGAAGTTCCAACTTTGGTTCCGTCCTCAATGCCAACCTCGATTCCTTCTGCGGTTCCGTCTTTGTCCTCGATGCCGACCTCGATTCCTTCTGCTGTTCCG
- a CDS encoding predicted protein, with amino-acid sequence MPVRDPRLEIGGKVTAKACHVVHLSECARRYGTNKHTKRLVGTVVDVMTTPVSLSTGRTSTLITAAYDFGEDLFKENTLNIRSVKAFVLPEMSLIEEVAAEALRAAEADFDAGNLMEEMVEAPVAEMVDPLAGTEPDTLVDTEPDTPVDTEPDSPKGREIPE; translated from the coding sequence ATGCCAGTGAGGGATCCTAGGCTTGaaattggagggaaggtgacggcaaaggcttgtcatgttgtgcatctgAGCGAGTGTGCACGGAGATATGGCACCAACAAACACACCAAGCGacttgttggaacggttgTAGATGTCATGACCACCCCTGTATCCCTTTCAACCGGGCGTACCTCTACTTTGATAACAGCAGCttatgattttggagaggaTTTGTTCAAGGAAAACACACTGAACATTCGGAGTGTAAAGGCATTTGTACTGCCAGAAATGTCCTTAATTGAGGAAGTAGCAGCAGAGGCTTTGCgggcagcagaagcagactTTGACGccggaaacttgatggaagaaatggtcgaagCCCCAGTAGCCGAAATGGTTGATCCCCTGGCTGGCACAGAGCCCgataccttggtcgacacagagCCCGATACCCCGGTTGACACAGAGCCTGATAgccctaaggggagggagatcccagagtag
- a CDS encoding predicted protein — protein sequence MVPATRQMTSVAVYAHFLDNVLLLPQGHPIRLAFDQQGYESADNLLCIFENELDSLEYTPPAIPDGPENPSRIPLIMAHRQIIRHFLRWQASLKDQKGAPLKNSELVALNNEDFVLYRRSALGQVSTATAPATVPPTVQSPTGKTRSAVEDFKRGIKRDKTHYPVLKDDRYWDNFYRSFVVTAVTHNVDKVLDPNYIPTDPLEKSLFEEQNKFVYSALEHTLQTDMGKNIVREHSFDFNAQEVFRKIVKHYTESASAKISSSTTLGYLTTAKYGSSWTGTAEGFILHWKNHLRIYNDTVPTGEQLPQQLCLSLLENAVHDVPELRQVKITATLDLAKGGSPISYNSYLSLLLASASLYDNGNNLSNSRSGKNKRNIYTTELAYHPTDFESEPDVDYDIDVSPTAIYEANAHVRNNSTRNRPLATNRERPYIPREMWNLLSDDSKAILQGLAAPGKQAPLNGSPPHQTLQANTHETIGTEHTATDTFHDCAPETELLAHLTERVSRMSSGDIRKVLAASRDVSEKPKSLQSNVLQYQVSRHTTNETSASLVDRGANGGLAGGDVIVLLKTGRSANITGINDHTLPNLDIVTAAGCVESQNGPIILIMNQYAHLGKGKTIHSSAQLEHYRNHVEDRSRTVGGNQRIVTLDDYIIPLHIRQGLPYMDMRRPTDAELASLPHVVLTSDVDWDPSVLDNEIDLATSWYDGIHDLPQPPYVEPRFDHTGQYLHRHISLCDYRDDAIARIMQCQQHHVTRNVHDYEALRPCFGWVSADTVRKTIMATTQHAREVYHAPLRKHFKSRFPALNVHRRNEPVATDTIWSDTPAVDNGAKFAQLFVGRRSLVTDAYPMKTDKEFVNTLEDHIRFRGAMDKLISDRAQVEISKKVTDITRAYNIDQWQSEPNHQHQNFAERRIATIEANTNNILNLTGAPDNTWLLCVTYVCYVFNHLAHESLDHRTPLEVLTGSTPDISVLLQFHFWEPVYYRIEDATFPSGGTEQQGHFVGIADSVGDALTYKILNDRTNRILYRSSVRSAAISGQTNLRLASQDGENGPKPINFIKSRRTENQNSYAIKELPGFTPDDLIGRTAFSGTNHP from the exons ATGGTTCCTGCCACCCGGCAAATGACAAGTGTAGCCGTCTATGCCCATTTTCTGGACAATGTACTCCTTCTTCCCCAAGGACATCCTATTCGTCTTGCCTTTGATCAACAAGGATATGAATCGGCTGACAATCTCTTGTGCATCTTTGAGAACGAACTCGACTCTCTTGAGTACACTCCTCCTGCCATTCCTGATGGTCCCGAAAATCCGTCACGCATCCCTCTAATCATGGCACATCGACAGATCATACGTCACTTCCTACGTTGGCAAGCATCCTTAAAAGACCAAAAGGGGGCTCCTTTGAAGAACTCCGAGCTCGTTGCACTCAACAACGAGGACTTTGTCCTGTACCGTCGGTCAGCACTTGGCCAGGTTTCGACGGCCACTGCACCTGCCACTGTTCCCCCGACTGTTCAGAGTCCCACAGGAAAGACACGTTCGGCTGTCGAGGATTTCAAGCGTGGGATAAAACGTGATAAAACTCACTATCCTGTGCTCAAAGATGACCGATACTGGGACAACTTCTATCGTTCgtttgttgttactgccgTAACACATAACGTTGACAAGGTTCTAGACCCAAACTACATTCCTACcgatcctttggaaaagtcccTCTTTGAAGAACAGAACAAGTTTGTATATTCTGCTCTAGAGCATACTCTTCAGACGGACATGGGAAAGAACATTGTCCGTGAGCACAGTTTTGATTTCAATGCCcaagaagttttccgtaaaATTGTGAAACATTATACGGAGTCAGCCAGCGCAAAGATCAGTTCGTCTACTACTCTGGGGTATCTCACAACTGCAAAATACGGATCGTCATGGACAGGTACAGCAGAAGGATTTATTCTCCACTGGAAGAATCACTTGCGTATTTACAATGACACTGTACCTACTGGTGAGCAACTTCCTCAGCAATTGTGCCttagtcttttggagaatgctgttCATGATGTACCTGAACTCCGACAGGTTAAAATCACAGCAACACTCGACTTAGCCAAAGGTGGTAGTCCCATTAGCTACAATAGTTACCTCAGTCTCCTCCTTGCATCGGCATCGCTCTACGACAACGGTAATAATCTATCTAATTCTCGCAgtggcaagaacaagcgcAATATCTATACTACTGAACTAGCCTATCATCCGACGGATTTTGAAAGCGAACCAGATGTAGACTATGATATAGATGTGTCACCGACTGCCATATACGAAGCCAATGCCCACGTCCGTAACAACAGTACCCGTAACCGTCCCCTGGCAACTAATCGCGAACGACCTTACATTCCTCGTGAAATGTGGAATTTGCTCTCTGATGATTCCAAGGCCATCCTCCAAGGTTTGGCTGCACCCGGCAAGCAGGCACCATTAAATGGTAGCCCGCCTCATCAAACGCTGCAGGCCAATACACACGAGACCATTGGCACGGAACATACCGCAACGGACaccttccatgattgcgcACCTGAAACTGAATTACTCGCACATCTTACTGAGCGTGTCAGTCGCATGAGCAGCGGTGATATTCGTAAGGTACTCGCCGCATCACGTGACGTATCAGAAAAGCCCAAATCACTGCAATCTAACGTACTGCAATACCAAGTCTCTCGTCATACTACCAACGAGACTTCTGCATCCCTTGTTGACCGTGGCGCTAACGGAGGGCTTGCGGGTGGTGATGTCATTGTCCTGCTCAAAACAGGACGTTCGGCAAACATCACAGGTATCAACGATCATACCTTGCCAAACTTGGACATCGTCACTGCCGCTGGATGTGTTGAATCCCAAAATGGGCCCATCATTCTCATTATGAACCAGTATGCTCATCTGGGGAAGGGTAAAACCATTCATTCAAGTGCGCAGTTGGAACACTATCGTAATCATGTCGAAGACCGTTCACGCACGGTAGGGGGTAATCAGCGCATTGTCACTTTAGATGACTATATCATTCCCCTCCATATTCGACAGGGACTTCCATACATGGACATGCGACGCCCCACTGATGCTGAACTAGCGTCCCTCCCGCATGTTGTCCTAACCTCAGACGTCGATTGGGACCCCTCTGTACTCGACAATGAAATTGACCTTGCGACTTCATGGTACGATGGCATCCATGACTTGCCCCAGCCCCCATACGTTGAACCACGTTTTGATCATACAGGCCAATACCTTCACCGTCACATTTCTCTATGCGACTACCGTGATGACGCCATTGCACGTATCATGCAGTGCCAACAGCATCACGTCACACGTAATGTGCACGATTATGAAGCCCTTCGTCCTTGCTTTGGCTGGGTCTCTGCCGACACCGTTCGGAAAACCATCATGGCCACCACGCAGCATGCCCGTGAAGTCTATCACGCACCGTTACGTAAACATTTTAAGTCTCGTTTCCCAGCCTTAAATGTACACCGTCGTAACGAACCGGTCGCTACTGATACCATATGGTCCGACACTCCCGCCGTAGACAATGGTGCAAAATTTGCACAACTCTTCGTTGGCAGACGGTCTCTTGTCACTGATGCCTACCCCATGAAAACTGATAAAGAGTTTGTCAACACCCTTGAAGATCACATCCGTTTCCGTGGTGCAATGGACAAACTAATCAGTGATCGCGCTCAAGTTGAGATCAGTAAAAAGGTCACTGATATTACACGCGCATATAATATCGATCAGTGGCAGAGTGAGCCTAACCATCAGCACCAAAACTTCGCCGAACGTCGTATCGCCACCATCGAAGCCAATACGAACAACATTCTCAATCTTACTGGTGCTCCTGATAACACCTGGCTTCTTTGCGTGACATATGTTTGCTATGTCTTCAACCATTTGGCGCATGAATCTCTCGATCATCGCACCCCCCTCGAAGTGCTTACTGGTTCTACacctgatatcagtgttctccttcagtttcatttttgggaaccggtcTATTATAGAATTGAAGATGCGACATTCCCCTCTGGTGGTACcgagcaacaaggacatTTTGTCGGCATCGCAGACTCCGTCGGTGACGCTCTCACTTATAAGATCCTCAACGACCGCACCAACCGCATTCTATATCGATCTAGTGTTCGTTCTGCGGCCATTTCCGGGCaaaccaacctacgccttgcgtcacaggatggggagaatggtcctaagcccatcaactttatcaagtcgcgtagaaccgaaaaccaaaattcctatgccatTAAGGAGTTGCCTGGTTTTACACCTGATGATCTTATCGGTCGCAC AGCGTTTTCGGGCACGAATCACCCGTAA
- a CDS encoding predicted protein, with amino-acid sequence MVPATRQMTSVAVYAHFLDNVLLLPQGHPIRLAFDQQGYESADDLLCIFENELDSLEYTPPAIPDGPENPSRIPLIMAHRQIIRHFLRWQASLKDQKGAPLKNSELVALNNEDFVLYRRSALGQVSTATAPATVPPTVQSPTGKTRSAVEDFKRGIKRDKTHYPVLKDDRYWDNFYRSFVVTAVTHNVDKVLDPNYIPTDPLEKSLFEEQNKFVYSALEHTLQTDMGKNVVCEHSFDFNAQEVFRKIVKHYTESASAKISSSTTLGYLTTAKYGSSWTGTAEGFILHWKNHLRIYNDTVPTGEQLPQQLCLGLLENAVHDVPELRQVKITATLDLAKGGSPISYDSYLSLLLASASLYDNGNNLSNSRSGKNKRNIYTTELAYHPTDFESEPDVDYDIDVSPTAIYEANAHVRNNSTRNRPLATNRERPYIPREMWNLLSDDSKAILQGLAAPGKQAPLNGSPPHQTLQANTHETIGTEHTATDTFHDCAPETELLAHLTERVSRMSSGDIRKVLAASRDVSEKPKSLQSNVLQYQVSRHTTNETSASLVDRGANGGLAGGDVIVLLKTGRSANITGINDHTLPNLDIVTAAGCVESQNGPIILIMNQYAHLGKGKTIHSSAQLEHYRNHVEDRSRTVGGNQRIVTLDDYIIPLHIRQGLPYMDMRRPTDAELASLPHVVLTSDVDWDPSVLDNEIDLATSWYDGIHDLPQPPYVEPRFDHTGQYLHRHISLCDYRDDAIARIMQCQQHHVTRNVHDYEALRPCFGWVSADTVRKTIMATTQHAREVYHAPLRKHFKSRFPALNVHRRNEPVATDTIWSDTPAVDNGAKFAQLFVGRRSLVTDAYPMKTDKEFVNTLEDHIRFRGAMDKLISDRAQVEISKKVTDITRAYNIDQWQSEPNHQHQNFAERRIATIEANTNNILNLTGAPDNTWLLCVTYVCYVFNHLAHESLDHRTPLEVLTGSTPDISVLLQFHFWEPVYYRIEDATFPSGGTEQQGHFVGIADSVGDALTYKILNDRTNRILYRSSVRSAAISGQTNLRLASQDGENGPKPINFIKSRRTENQNSYAIKELPGFTPDDLIGRTAFSGTNHP; translated from the exons ATGGTTCCTGCCACCCGGCAAATGACAAGTGTAGCCGTCTATGCCCATTTTCTGGACAATGTACTCCTTCTTCCCCAAGGACATCCTATTCGTCTTGCCTTTGATCAACAAGGATATGAATCGGCTGACGATCTCTTGTGCATCTTTGAGAACGAACTCGACTCTCTTGAGTACACTCCTCCTGCCATTCCTGACGGTCCCGAAAATCCGTCACGCATCCCTCTAATCATGGCACATCGACAGATCATACGTCACTTCCTACGTTGGCAAGCATCCTTAAAAGACCAAAAGGGGGCTCCTTTGAAGAACTCCGAGCTCGTTGCACTCAACAACGAGGACTTTGTCCTGTACCGTCGGTCAGCACTTGGCCAGGTTTCGACGGCCACTGCACCTGCCACTGTTCCCCCGACTGTTCAGAGTCCCACAGGAAAGACACGTTCGGCTGTCGAGGATTTCAAGCGTGGGATAAAACGTGATAAAACTCACTATCCTGTGCTCAAAGATGACCGATACTGGGACAACTTCTATCGTTCgtttgttgttactgccgTAACACATAACGTTGACAAGGTTCTAGACCCAAACTACATTCCTACcgatcctttggaaaagtcccTCTTTGAAGAACAGAACAAGTTTGTATATTCTGCTCTAGAGCATACTCTTCAGACGGACATGGGAAAGAACGTTGTCTGTGAGCACAGTTTTGATTTCAATGCCcaagaagttttccgtaaaATCGTGAAACATTATACGGAGTCAGCCAGCGCAAAGATCAGTTCGTCTACTACTCTGGGGTATCTCACAACTGCAAAATACGGATCGTCATGGACAGGTACAGCAGAAGGATTTATTCTCCACTGGAAGAATCACTTGCGTATTTACAATGACACTGTACCTACTGGTGAGCAACTTCCTCAGCAATTGTGCcttggtcttttggagaatgctgttCATGATGTACCTGAACTCCGACAGGTTAAAATCACAGCAACACTCGACTTAGCCAAAGGTGGTAGTCCCATTAGCTACGATAGTTACCTCAGTCTCCTCCTTGCATCGGCATCGCTCTACGACAACGGTAATAATCTATCTAATTCTCGCAgtggcaagaacaagcgcAATATCTATACTACTGAACTAGCCTATCATCCGACGGATTTTGAAAGCGAACCAGATGTAGACTATGATATAGATGTGTCACCGACTGCCATATACGAAGCCAATGCCCACGTCCGTAACAACAGTACCCGTAACCGTCCCCTGGCAACTAATCGCGAACGACCTTACATTCCTCGTGAAATGTGGAATTTGCTCTCTGATGATTCCAAGGCCATCCTCCAAGGTTTGGCTGCACCCGGCAAGCAGGCACCATTAAATGGTAGCCCGCCTCATCAAACGCTGCAGGCCAATACACACGAGACCATTGGCACGGAACATACCGCAACGGACaccttccatgattgcgcACCTGAAACTGAATTACTCGCACATCTTACTGAGCGTGTCAGTCGCATGAGCAGCGGTGATATTCGTAAGGTACTCGCCGCATCACGTGACGTATCAGAAAAGCCCAAATCACTGCAATCTAACGTACTGCAATACCAAGTCTCTCGTCATACTACCAACGAGACTTCTGCATCCCTTGTTGACCGTGGCGCTAACGGAGGGCTTGCGGGTGGTGATGTCATTGTCCTGCTCAAAACAGGACGTTCGGCAAACATCACAGGTATCAACGATCATACCTTGCCAAACTTGGACATCGTCACTGCCGCTGGATGTGTTGAATCCCAAAATGGGCCCATCATTCTCATTATGAACCAGTATGCTCATCTGGGGAAGGGTAAAACCATTCATTCAAGTGCGCAGTTGGAACACTATCGTAATCATGTCGAAGACCGTTCACGCACGGTAGGGGGTAATCAGCGCATTGTCACTTTAGATGACTATATCATTCCCCTCCATATTCGACAGGGACTTCCATACATGGACATGCGACGCCCCACTGATGCTGAACTAGCGTCCCTCCCGCATGTTGTCCTAACCTCAGACGTCGATTGGGACCCCTCTGTACTCGACAATGAAATTGACCTTGCGACTTCATGGTACGATGGCATCCATGACTTGCCCCAGCCCCCATACGTTGAACCACGTTTTGATCATACAGGCCAATACCTTCACCGTCACATTTCTCTATGCGACTACCGTGATGACGCCATTGCACGTATCATGCAGTGCCAACAGCATCACGTCACACGTAATGTGCACGATTATGAAGCCCTTCGTCCTTGCTTTGGCTGGGTCTCTGCCGACACCGTTCGGAAAACCATCATGGCCACCACGCAGCATGCCCGTGAAGTCTATCACGCACCGTTACGTAAACATTTTAAGTCTCGTTTCCCAGCCTTAAATGTACACCGTCGTAACGAACCGGTCGCTACTGATACCATATGGTCCGACACTCCCGCCGTAGACAATGGTGCAAAATTTGCACAACTCTTCGTTGGCAGACGGTCTCTTGTCACTGATGCCTACCCCATGAAAACTGATAAAGAGTTTGTCAACACCCTTGAAGATCACATCCGTTTCCGTGGTGCAATGGACAAACTAATCAGTGATCGCGCTCAAGTTGAGATCAGTAAAAAGGTCACTGATATTACACGCGCATATAATATCGATCAGTGGCAGAGTGAGCCTAACCATCAGCACCAAAACTTCGCCGAACGTCGTATCGCCACCATCGAAGCCAATACGAACAACATTCTCAATCTTACTGGTGCTCCTGATAACACCTGGCTTCTTTGCGTGACATATGTTTGCTATGTCTTCAACCATTTGGCGCATGAATCTCTCGATCATCGCACCCCCCTCGAAGTGCTTACTGGTTCTACacctgatatcagtgttctccttcagtttcatttttgggaaccggtcTATTATAGAATTGAAGATGCGACATTCCCCTCTGGTGGTACcgagcaacaaggacatTTTGTCGGCATCGCAGACTCCGTCGGTGACGCTCTCACTTATAAGATCCTCAACGACCGCACCAACCGCATTCTATATCGATCTAGTGTTCGTTCTGCGGCCATTTCCGGGCaaaccaacctacgccttgcgtcacaggatggggagaatggtcctaagcccatcaactttatcaagtcgcgtagaaccgaaaaccaaaattcctatgccatTAAGGAGTTGCCTGGTTTTACACCTGATGATCTTATCGGTCGCAC AGCGTTTTCGGGCACGAATCACCCGTAA